The nucleotide sequence AgtaatattgtttattcattaCTGTCAGTTTAATTTTATGGcttattgatgttttttctaTAGTAGATTAATATATATGTCTGCAAAAGGAGAACCATTCGGTTTTAATAGTTACATATTACAGatacaattataattttttctcatttatcaTACAGGACTTGAAGACAGGCAGTCAAGATGGCGTCTGACACGCCAACGTCTAAGGGGATTATGACATTTTATCCCACAATTGAGGAGTTCAAAAACTTCAGTAGCTACATTGCATACGTGGAATCCCAAGGTGCACACAAGGCAGGCCTGGCCAAGGTTAGAAGAAAAGTCTTCACCCATTAACACATATGGAATCTGCTATCTTTCTTTACATTCTCTGATGTTtaaaattctgtgaaaatatatttaaatctcTATTACTAAAAAGTCATAAAAATTAgatgtatatttgtgtatttggtCAAGAATTTTGTGCATACTACATTGTGCTGATCAATGTGGATCTGTGCATCAGGCTCTTTACTTGACTAAGCATGTTACACTTGATTCTGCTGACCGACAGATCGTCCCCCCGAAAAGCTGGAAGCCTCGGCGTTCATACGATGACATTGATGACCTGTTAATACCTGCACCGATTCAGCAGGTTGTGACAGGGCAGTCAGGGCTGTTCACCCAATACAACATCCAGAAAAAAGCCATGACCTTAAAAGAGTTTCGCAGAACTGCAAACAGTGACAAGTAAGTGTTGCATGACAACTGCTAATTTTCTTGCGTGAACGATTTATAACTACGCCTGCTTTTCCTATTTGAGGTTTTGCAGCCCACGATATGATGATTTTGAAGAGCTTGAAAGAAAGTACTGGAAAAACGTAACATTCAACCCTCCCATTTACGGAGCTGATGTGAATGGAAGTCTTTATGACCCGGTGAGTAAGCACTTGTGtctagtttttaaatatttcagtatGCTTCAAGGACCCCCAATTGTAAATAGACTCACCTTTGTCTTTTTCATGCCCTGTTCAGGATGTGAAAGAATGGAACGTGGGACGCTTGAATACCATACTAGACACTGTGGAGCACGAGAGTGGTATCACTATTGAGGGAGTAAACACGCCCTACCTCTACTTTGGCATGTGGAAAACCACTTTTGCTTGGCATACAGAGGACATGGATCTCTACAGCATTAATTACTTGCACTTCGGGGAGCCAAAGTCCTGGTAAATTGTTGAACCTgttggtttcattttatttcaaattatcAAATGTTACAATTGAATGTCAGGTGTATGGATGATTGTTATCGAAGTGATGTGTGCCGATGCAAAATGGTAAATTTATTCTTGAATGGCCTCACAGGTACTGTGTTCCTCCAGAGCATGGAAAAAGACTGGAGCGCTTAGCCAAAGGTAAAGAGGTGtctattttttgtcattttctcatGCTTAGCTTTTAACAATAACGTTGTTGTGTTATCTTGCAGGATTTTTTCCTGGAAGTTCACAAAACTGTGAAGCATTTCTTCGACACAAGATGACTCTTATTTCCCCTTCCATTTTGAAGAAGTATGGTATTCCGTTTGAAAAGGTGGGCTTTTAttcatgcatatatatatatataaatatgtatatgtgttttCAGTAATACAGTAAGTAACATCAGTCttgtgatgtcatttttttagATCACTCAGGAGGCTGGAGAATTTATGGTGACTTTCCCATACAGCTACCACGCAGGCTTCAACCATGGTTTTAACTGTGCTGAATCTACAAACTTTGCCACAAGACGATGGGTCGACTATGGAAAACAAGCCATTctggtaaatataaaattgttcCAAAAATACTTTCTGTGTGTCAGCAACCTTTATCCCCACACTGCTTACACACGATGACTTATCCAGCCCTGATATGTTCTTGTCTCAGTGTTCTTGTAGGAAAGACATGGTGAAGATTTCCATGGATGTGTTTGTAAAGAAGTTTCAGCCTGAGCGGTACAAGCTTTGGTTGGCGGGGAAGGATAATGCTCCCATTGACCACTCCAAGGCCACGCCCGAGGCTGCTGAGTTTTTAGGTGGAGAAGCTGGAAAGAGTGGCACTCAGGAACTCGAGAACCCAAGTAGTGAAGGCCAAAAGAAGAGGTGAAAAATAGAAGCGCCTTTCagtttatttgatctttttgcATAGTGATTGCTCATGCAGGTGTGAAGAATATctgacttgttttttttattaaattagcCCAGCCAAACAGAGGATAGGAACAAAAAGGCACAGAGTATGTCTGGATTTACCAGAGGAAGTTCTTCCAAAGACTGAAATGAATGACGAGGATGATGACTATGGCAAAAAGGGCCGATATGGAGGTGCATATTGTAGCTATTGATCTAAAATTCTCAGTGTTTCTCAGTACTTTGTAAAATCAtgcaaataataatttgtattcaATTATTGCAGATGACAAAGATCTCCGGCTACTTCCAGTTATCCAAAGCACTACATCTGCAGAGCACATCAAGAACGCAAGCTACGGAGCAGCTACCTCCATTTCTAAAACTACTGCCCCGTCCGTAGGCTCTCCACAGCCCTTTCCAAAACACAATCTATGCATCGCATCTCTTCCTACCGTTCCTCACTCCCTGTCAGCCATGCCACGGGTTTCCTCCAAACCAGGTGTGGCCAGCCTTCTCTTTCATCGGACCCTGAGCACTTCAGATGCTTTGCAGGTCCACAGCTATGCCGCCAGATCTATTCTCCATAAATCTCAACATCCTAGCACAGTGAAGCCTAGAGAAGACCTCAGAGAACCAGACATCAAACCAGATGTGATGCAAAACTCTCACGTGCCAGAACCGAACACTGTAGAGGTTGGTTACTCCATTCACATAGTTTTTCTGTGTATGATGACATGTACAGCTTTTTCTTTATATCTATTTGGAAAAAACCTATCAATGCATCTCCTATCTTTTTTCCTCAGAATGAAATGGAGGGTGAAAAAGAGAATAAGAGCATGAAGAGGAAACTGCAGCCGCTCAGCAAGCTGCCGAGCCTTCATCCCCTCCTCCGAGAGAACTCCAGTGATGATGGTTAGAACCTGCTGCGCGCTGTTAGTTTATCTTCACGTCCTTGTTTATATTCCCGCTCATTAACTCCTTCTCCCCACAGACATCCAGGAGCCAACACCTGAGCCTGACGAAACAGATCCCTGGGCGAGATTTCTGGCTCCCATGTGGCAAAGCAAACCACGCGACTTTAGAGTTGAGAAGGATTTCAACTTTCGCATGGGCCAGCAGTCTCCGTACTGTGCAGTGTGCACCCTCTTTCACACATATGAAGAGGTATGACACTCACAGATCACAATTTGTGGTTAGACATAGAGACTTGAAGCTGCAGTTGAGTTGAAATTAtaattggtttgttttgagCCCTTCAAAGTTGCACACAGGTTCAACCAGTTTAGAGATTACATTTTCtatcattttatttgatcttaaCCTTAAAGCCAAGTCATTTTCCCTTTATATAATGCAAACTGTGACTGTTAAAATCTCCTTACTGAATGTGCTCTACACTCTGGGGATTCTTTTATATAGAGCGACATCATCAGCCTGAGTCAGAGCAGTTGTGCTGGTGATGGAAGAGACAAGCAGAGGTCTAAACCACTGATTCCAGACATGTGCTTTAACAGCTGCTCTGAGGGACATCTGTCCACCCCTCATCTGGAGCAAGATGGCACCAGCCGACTAGTCAGCTGCTCTGTGTGCAGTGTGCGCGTACATACCAGTAAGCtctttgtttatgtttctgatgtttttttaatgctgtttgattttgattttatcTTTTTATGCAGAATTATTTTCGGGTTATTGATGTGAAGCAGTACTATTTAGTCATAGGTTAATACTTctgttgtatgttttgtattaaGTCTCTCTAAAATCCAAATAAAAATGGTTTACATACAATGTACAATGAATGGAAAGAGTAGCAAACGACAGTAGATTTGAAATGCAATCATTATCCCTAGAATACGATCCACAGTCAAAATTCTTTCACCACTTACCAACCATCAAGTTATTCCAAAACTGTGTGAAATTCTtcgttctgttaaacacaaaagaagatattttgagtgtTCTGGGGCACTGATGACTaccattgtatgttttttttttctgtgttacGGTGGTCAATaatgctccagaactgtttagtttcccacattcttcaaaatatattttctagtgtttagcagaacaacaaaataatttgtgttGACTTTTGCTATCAAACTGCAAAATCACGATGTAAGACAAGCACAACTAATGTTTTGTCACGTTGATTCTTCATCTTCAGGTTGTTACGGTGTGTCTCTGGACACAAACCTGGACGACTGGAGGTGTTCCCGCTGTGAAGCTAACGCCATAACTCAggtaaactttaaaataaaattcatctTTAAAACCTCTGCCAGACACGAGGCCGTTATCGCACCTTGATTTCGTGCTTGACAAGGTTTTTCCACTTGCTCCCACTTTCCCTCATCTGTTTTATTCCCAGTGCAGTCACTGATTGTTTGTGTCTCTCCCTCAGGACTGCTGTTTATGTTCTCTGAGAGGAGGAGCGCTGCAGAAAGCCAACAATGACAAGTATGTGTCAAGGGCCTTTTGCTCAAGGCACTTTCAATTAAACTCATTCTAAATTCAAAGGCACTTTTGTGAACTGACCCTCTCTCATCAGCTGACAGAGTGCCATTTAAGGTGGTTGTACCTCTAGGACCGATGTAACCTGCAGAGACTGAACCCGTGTTTGTCTTACAGGTGGGTTCACGTGTTATGCGCTGTGGCCGTGCAGGAGGCTCGCTTCGTGAACATTACAGAGCGCAGACCAGTCGACCTCAGTAATATACCGCTGCAGAGGTTTAAGCTGGTGAGTGAATGTTCTGCACAAAAACATGATGGATTTTGTGTAACAGTGTGAATTCAGTGCCAAGTGACATGTGGAGAGAAATCAGTTAATGTGGCTATTTGAATGTTATCAAAGCAGCACAAAACAATGAGGATTTGGATGAGAAGGGTAAAGACTTCAATCCAGGACACcgatatttaaacaaatatataaaggaTAAAATaactctatatatatatatatatatatatatatatacactgttgtgtattagggctgtcacaattattaaataattgtccCATGGGGATGGTTTCATATGATCACAATTATTGCTCATCTCTATAGAAGACACAAGGTGGAGCTGTAGTGCCTCCATATCTCATATTTTAGTGTATATATTGTAAGTAAAGTATGGTAATGCTGGTCAAATGTACCAAAACAACACCATAACTCTGAAAAAAGAACTTTGAAGCAGATACCATAAAAATAACctgcagtacattttaatattattttagctTATTCTCAGTATGAAAACCAACCTACCAAAATTTCATTAACATTGAAGTACAATTTTGTTGTAGTAAGAAATAATTCAGCATAGAAACTTTTATATGACTGATAGCATTTTAATGGTGCCTTCAATTCAGCCCTGATCAATTTACAAGTATTTGGCAGTTGTATTATTGACACGTAAAAGACCACACTTTAAATATATGATCACCccattttttttctgatgtatTTCCAAGAAAAAAACATAGGCTGCATCCGAAATCGCAAactgtgacagtacgtactgaatttgaataaatacctACCTATCGGCCGTTAAAATActacgttctatatagtatgagtggaaGTAGTATGAATATATTTCGGACATactgcgtccgccatgttttatggtcatgtgacccgtatgctttatgacgtattaacaacatCCTAAACatgagcgttgataaaaactatttagtcacaagaaattcatttattgggcCGCCTTGAAGTTTTCcgctatatatatattagatttacttttgaaatttgaccattgctcagctcccgtggcatcatgggatagtaAAGTGTTCGTTCGATTCACACTCACGCATCTCTGCGGAAATAATAGACCATCCAGGTGATTCTCGcatactgttttttgcatattgaGGTTTCGGACATGGTAATGATTATAGATTATTAAATCCATAGTGTTTTTCAGTGGCAATGACAAACAAATGTTACGTGGCCAAAACTTAACTTCTGAAAGCCCTCTGGAATAATCAATAActgttaaatagtttttatttggtttaatacaagtaatattaatataaattacatgtataataaattgttatagaGGGTATAAATTGATGTCACTTTCCCGCCTCCTTAAGTGACAGGACACGCTTGAgtggtaaaacacagcaaaatgggTGCTTTTAATAGGAGAAACCAATACTAAAAATGCAGTTGAACTCAACTTTGATCCTTACAACTTAACCACGTGTCCTTGGACACACACGGAATTgcatttcctgatattgtaagcagcTAATTTGCTGAGAGTTTTGCCAGTCAAGGAAGCATGTTTTGGAGTGTTCAGGTGGTGAGGTGACATCGCGTGCATTCTCTCTATACTAGCTAGACCGATAACCAGCCCGTACATATCCGATCCGTCTATTAGCAGCTCTAGTTTTATTTGATCAGATGCTTCATTGCTGCCTATGGTGTCAATACTGACATACAACAAGCTGATATTATACCAGTATGTGTATCACTTTAGCCCAGCCTTACCCAAAGCTCATTTAGATGTCTTTTATGCCAACATAACCACAAAGATGTGTTCCTTTGCAGAAATGTCAGTACTGTCGTAAGTGGGTTAAAAAAAGTGCAGGCTGCTGCGTGCAGTGCTCGCATGGTCGCTGCTCCACTTCTTTTCACGCCACCTGCGCACAGGCTGCAGGAGTTCAGATGCACCCAGATGATTGGCCCTTCGTCGTCTACTTCACCTGCTGGAGACACAAGGGTGGCATCCAAGTGGAGGTATAAACACAACAACGCACTGCAATTGACACAACAGGGAGTAGCGACTTGGCA is from Triplophysa dalaica isolate WHDGS20190420 chromosome 3, ASM1584641v1, whole genome shotgun sequence and encodes:
- the kdm4ab gene encoding lysine-specific demethylase 4A — encoded protein: MASDTPTSKGIMTFYPTIEEFKNFSSYIAYVESQGAHKAGLAKIVPPKSWKPRRSYDDIDDLLIPAPIQQVVTGQSGLFTQYNIQKKAMTLKEFRRTANSDKFCSPRYDDFEELERKYWKNVTFNPPIYGADVNGSLYDPDVKEWNVGRLNTILDTVEHESGITIEGVNTPYLYFGMWKTTFAWHTEDMDLYSINYLHFGEPKSWYCVPPEHGKRLERLAKGFFPGSSQNCEAFLRHKMTLISPSILKKYGIPFEKITQEAGEFMVTFPYSYHAGFNHGFNCAESTNFATRRWVDYGKQAILCSCRKDMVKISMDVFVKKFQPERYKLWLAGKDNAPIDHSKATPEAAEFLGGEAGKSGTQELENPSSEGQKKSPAKQRIGTKRHRVCLDLPEEVLPKTEMNDEDDDYGKKGRYGDDKDLRLLPVIQSTTSAEHIKNASYGAATSISKTTAPSVGSPQPFPKHNLCIASLPTVPHSLSAMPRVSSKPGVASLLFHRTLSTSDALQVHSYAARSILHKSQHPSTVKPREDLREPDIKPDVMQNSHVPEPNTVENEMEGEKENKSMKRKLQPLSKLPSLHPLLRENSSDDDIQEPTPEPDETDPWARFLAPMWQSKPRDFRVEKDFNFRMGQQSPYCAVCTLFHTYEESDIISLSQSSCAGDGRDKQRSKPLIPDMCFNSCSEGHLSTPHLEQDGTSRLVSCSVCSVRVHTSCYGVSLDTNLDDWRCSRCEANAITQDCCLCSLRGGALQKANNDKWVHVLCAVAVQEARFVNITERRPVDLSNIPLQRFKLKCQYCRKWVKKSAGCCVQCSHGRCSTSFHATCAQAAGVQMHPDDWPFVVYFTCWRHKGGIQVERNRTSMRELENGQKVICKHKNGRYYHCEVVELTTATFYEVIFDDGSFSDNLFPEDIVNRDCQQLGPPSEGDVVQVRWTDGLIYGAKFVAAHIIPMYQVEFEDDSQLTVKREELYSLEEELPKRVKTRLSVASDMRFKGVFVEKEVKQDSKRQRVINSRYREDYIEPVIYRAIME